From the genome of Ziziphus jujuba cultivar Dongzao chromosome 6, ASM3175591v1, one region includes:
- the LOC107430725 gene encoding uncharacterized protein LOC107430725 isoform X5, producing MLVAKLRASSSSSAVASVSFSSDAKFIVTAGKNHLKFWTVGSSPKTRLNKGAASLAKNGKDVNIGLHKGSSFVSVISAIRTDSSISNSDQAGDLFPVYALTDAGILCLVNSRLSVRKSVDLKVRKGFALSISNKLIACACSNGIVCLFNVETLKYAGSLLYSKSKQYCVESDIVSHAKDTEKDFEVLPVLPDAIACQFMMSEKLVVVYGDHSLYIWDIHDVNQATRCCVLVSHSACIWDIKNLCCENMHDQSLACVARGCSGGVSFATCSADGTIRLWDLLLKPGSLDDNSDQLSLNTESMGTAHLVSAGTFERDAVELGVSSQGFRSMAVSSDGVYLAAGDCKGNLHIYNLQTFDYTCFQGAHDAEILCLSFSLSKKKCDNFGEFTDSHYLLASGGRDGQIHLFDVQRNFDLIESIEDHVGAVTSIKLGYNGSKILSCSADRSLVFRDVNITSNGFAIVRHHHHTASHGTLYDMAVDPKMEVAVTVGQDKKVNTFDITAGKLIKSFKQDKEFGDPIKVTMDPSCSYLVCSSSNKSICIYDFTTGELVTQAMGHGDVVTGVIFLPDCKHIISVGGDGCIFIWKVPILLSSIMQKRMKENCGPLSPKSLARPLRQAFLCVEEDRYISEDLSLPEISNQIGRKVVYGGKDPRETMAFKFSVSRLPRWAQAKVMSSEVVSRKLGLTSPQQLELKDFSPSVGNGLRCAPSSPEAQMPPRHEMGSETSLSSLSRSSPDSENNHNSSIPQKTLSSFAMDKRWHSIYTVCLDLLNSPAMQDVKELKPSVSCQSLLHCGPEVPSNDQHLYGHDSQVMDDRKGCILEKHASANDSGSICKNNEQHCMDNMNTFHEAVAGYVAGHLHSDKPGCDVPETMEMAEKLHSYKTGCGIQETADICHIKSENNDLFKKHFSSLSSITKIESGKSSVRRRHSARYVVYRDYLGGCKRLFDSPFQGLGSGSKMVNCKEQALEVPSYQILDEQRMLDSHGQDLKNSMQSIHNSLKNELPEHSVPESMEARDDKGCFLEGSEMLEKITACREALLTLDAAAKSALQLFSRLQTQGSREDFTKGPGAELFVDAARLLPSIADKVNAVAKIVQ from the exons ATGCTGGTTGCAAAGCTTAGAGCAAGTTCATCTTCTTCTGCTGTTGCATCGGTTAGCTTCTCATCAGATGCAAAATTCATTGTAACTGCTGGGAAGAATCACTTAAAGTTCTGGACTGTTGGATCATCTCCAAAGACTCGTTTAAATAAAGGGGCTGCTTCACTAGCAAAGAATGGGAAAGATGTTAATATTGGTCTTCATAAAGGAAGCTCTTTCGTGTCTGTCATATCTGCAATCAGGACTGACAGTAGTATTTCTAATTCTGACCAGGCTGGTGATCTTTTTCCTGTCTATGCATTGACTGATGCAG GTATTTTGTGCCTTGTAAATTCCAGGTTGTCAGTAAGGAAGTCAGTGGATTTAAAG GTCAGAAAAGGTTTTGCATTATCTATATCCAACAAGCTAATTGCTTGCGCTTGTAGTAATGGAATTGTGTGCCTCTTTAACGTTGAGACTCTCAAATATGCCGGAAGTCTACTATATTCAAAATCCAAACAATACTGTGTGGAGAGTGACATTGTTTCCCACGCTAAAGATACAGAAAAGGATTTTGAAGTTCTTCCTGTTCTTCCCGATGCTATTGCTTGTCAGTTCATGATGTCAGAAAAGCTTG TGGTTGTCTATGGAGATCATAGTCTCTATATATGGGATATTCATGATGTGAACCAG GCTACAAGGTGCTGTGTGTTAGTTTCACATTCTGCATGCATATGGGATATCAAGAATCTTTGTTGTGAAAACATGCATGATCAGTCTCTTGCCTGCGTTGCTAGAGGCTGTTCTGGTGGAGTTTCTTTTGCAACTTGCTCAGCAGATGGTACCATTAGGTTATGGGATCTTTTGTTGAAACCAGGCTCATTAGATGATAACTCAGACCAGCTTTCTCTGAATACTGAATCAATGGGCACTGCACATTTAG TCAGTGCGGGAACATTTGAAAGAGATGCTGTTGAGTTAGGTGTTAGCTCTCAAGGATTCCGGTCAATGGCAGTTAGCTCAGATGGAGTGTACCTTGCTGCTGGAGATTGCAAGGGCAATCTTCATATCTATAATCTACAAACTTTTGATTATACATGTTTCCAG GGTGCTCATGATGCAGAGATCCTCTGTTTGAGCTTTAGCTTGTCAAAGAAAAAGTGTGATAATTTTGGAGAATTTACTGATAGCCATTATCTTCTTGCTTCTGGGGGGCGAGATGGACAAATCCATCTTTTTGATGTCCAAAG GAATTTTGATCTCATTGAAAGTATTGAAGACCATGTTGGTGCAGTGACTTCCATAAAACTTGGTTACAACGGCTCTAAGATCTTAAGTTGCAGTGCTGATag GTCTCTGGTATTTCGAGATGTTAATATCACATCCAATGGTTTTGCAATTGtgcgtcatcatcatcatacagcatCTCATGGAACCTTATATGACATGGCTGTCGATCCAAAAATGGAGGTTGCAGTCACTGTTGGGCAG GATAAGAAGGTAAACACATTCGATATTACTGCTGGGAAGCTGATTAAATCATTCAAGCAAGATAAAGAGTTTGGAGACCCAATAAAG GTCACTATGGATCCTAGCTGTAGTTACTTGGTTTGCTCCTCCTCTAATAAGTCAATCTGCATTTATGACTTTACTACTGGGGAGTTAGTTACACAAGCTATGGGGCATGGTGATGTTGTTACTGGTGTCATCTTCTTACCTGATTGCAAGCACATTATTTCT GTAGGAGGTGATGGCTGTATCTTCATATGGAAAGTGCCTATACTTTTGTCCTCCATAATGCAGAAGAGGATGAAGGAAAATTGTGGTCCATTATCTCCAAAAAGCTTAGCCAGGCCACTTCGTCAAGCCTTTCTTTGTGTAGAAGAAGACAGATACATTTCTGAGGATCTGTCATTACCAGAAATCTCCAACCAAATTGGGCGAAAAGTTGTTTATGGAGGAAAGGACCCTCGAGAGACCATGGCATTCAAATTTAGTGTTTCAAGACTTCCTCGATGGGCACAAGCCAAAGTAATGAGCTCTGAAGTTGTCTCAAGAAAACTTGGGTTGACTTCACCCCAG CAACTGGAATTGAAAGATTTCTCTCCTTCTGTTGGCAATGGTCTGAGATGTGCTCCTTCTTCCCCTGAAGCTCAAATGCCACCAAGACATGAAATGGGAAGTGAGACAAGCCTTAGTAGCTTGTCAAGAAGTTCTCCTGATTCCGAAAACAATCACAATTCTTCAATACCTCAAAAAACCCTTAG CAGCTTTGCCATGGACAAACGTTGGCACTCGATTTATACTGTATGTTTGGATCTGCTGAATTCCCCGGCAATGCAGGATGTAAAGGAATTAAAGCCGTCAGTGTCTTGCCAAAGTTTGC TACACTGCGGACCTGAGGTACCAAGTAATGACCAGCACTTGTATGGGCATGATAGCCAGGTAATGGATGACAGGAAGGGCTGTATATTGGAGAAGCATGCAAGTGCCAATGATTCCGGATCTATATGCAAGAATAATGAGCAACATTGTATGGATAATATGAATACATTTCATGAGGCTGTTGCTGGTTATGTGGCTGGGCATTTGCATTCAGATAAACCTGGATGTGATGTTCCAGAGACCATGGAAATGGCTGAGAAGCTGCATTCATATAAAACTGGATGCGGCATTCAAGAGACCGCAGATATCTGCCACATTAAGTCAGAAAACAATGATCTATTCAAGAAACACTTTAGCAGTTTGTCATCCATAACTAAG ATAGAAAGTGGCAAATCATCAGTCAGGAGAAGGCACTCTGCTCGATATGTTGTCTACCGGGACTATCTTGGAGGCTGCAAGAGACTTTTCGATTCACCCTTTCAAGGTTTAGGTAGTGGTAGTAAAATGGTGAACTGCAAGGAACAAGCATTAGAGGTTCCATCATACCAGATTCTGGATGAGCAGCGAATGCTAGATTCACATGGACAG GACCTGAAAAACTCTATGCAAAGCATACATAATTCCCTGAAAAATGAATTACCTGAACACTCAGTTCCAGAAAGTATGGAAGCTAGAGATGATAAGGGATGTTTTCTAGAAGGAAGTGAAATGCTGGAAAAGATTACTGCATGCAGGGAAGCACTCCTCACTCTAGATGCTGCAGCAAAGAGTGCGCTCCAGTTATTTTCGAGATTACAAACTCAGGGTTCTAGAGAGGACTTCACAAAAGGACCTGGAGCTGAGTTATTTGTTGATGCAGCTAGACTGCTTCCATCAATTGCAGACAAAGTCAATGCAGTTGCAAAAATTGTGCAATGA
- the LOC107430725 gene encoding uncharacterized protein LOC107430725 isoform X3, translated as MKTNRKVKKPDQSSKLVLEEIIGLTTKNCNGLASNISTTKCAYVAGCVVVVYDVESGSKSHLMVLHRMPKPLSCVALSSNGRFIAAGESGTQAAVLVWDSATLAFASELKGHVYGVSCIAFSPDGKYLVSVGEYIYLWDRQRCMLVAKLRASSSSSAVASVSFSSDAKFIVTAGKNHLKFWTVGSSPKTRLNKGAASLAKNGKDVNIGLHKGSSFVSVISAIRTDSSISNSDQAGDLFPVYALTDAGILCLVNSRLSVRKSVDLKVRKGFALSISNKLIACACSNGIVCLFNVETLKYAGSLLYSKSKQYCVESDIVSHAKDTEKDFEVLPVLPDAIACQFMMSEKLVVVYGDHSLYIWDIHDVNQATRCCVLVSHSACIWDIKNLCCENMHDQSLACVARGCSGGVSFATCSADGTIRLWDLLLKPGSLDDNSDQLSLNTESMGTAHLVSAGTFERDAVELGVSSQGFRSMAVSSDGVYLAAGDCKGNLHIYNLQTFDYTCFQGAHDAEILCLSFSLSKKKCDNFGEFTDSHYLLASGGRDGQIHLFDVQRNFDLIESIEDHVGAVTSIKLGYNGSKILSCSADRSLVFRDVNITSNGFAIVRHHHHTASHGTLYDMAVDPKMEVAVTVGQDKKVNTFDITAGKLIKSFKQDKEFGDPIKVTMDPSCSYLVCSSSNKSICIYDFTTGELVTQAMGHGDVVTGVIFLPDCKHIISVGGDGCIFIWKVPILLSSIMQKRMKENCGPLSPKSLARPLRQAFLCVEEDRYISEDLSLPEISNQIGRKVVYGGKDPRETMAFKFSVSRLPRWAQAKVMSSEVVSRKLGLTSPQQLELKDFSPSVGNGLRCAPSSPEAQMPPRHEMGSETSLSSLSRSSPDSENNHNSSIPQKTLSSFAMDKRWHSIYTVCLDLLNSPAMQDVKELKPSVSCQSLLHCGPEVPSNDQHLYGHDSQVMDDRKGCILEKHASANDSGSICKNNEQHCMDNMNTFHEAVAGYVAGHLHSDKPGCDVPETMEMAEKLHSYKTGCGIQETADICHIKSENNDLFKKHFSSLSSITKDLKNSMQSIHNSLKNELPEHSVPESMEARDDKGCFLEGSEMLEKITACREALLTLDAAAKSALQLFSRLQTQGSREDFTKGPGAELFVDAARLLPSIADKVNAVAKIVQ; from the exons ATGAAGACGAACCGCAAGGTCAAGAAACCAGATCAGTCTTCCAAG CTAGTTCTGGAAGAGATTATCGGCCTGACCACGAAGAACTGCAATGGATTGGCTTCCAATATCTCGACAACCAAATGTGCATATGTAGCTGGATGCGTCGTAGTGGTTTACGATGTGGAATCTGGCTCCAAATCACACCTCATGGTGCTTCATCGAATGCCGAAACCTCTGAGCTGTGTGGCGCTGTCCTCAAATGGCCGTTTCATTGCAGCTGGAGAG TCAGGAACTCAAGCTGCAGTGTTGGTGTGGGACAGTGCCACTCTGGCCTTTGCATCTGAATTAAAAGGTCATGTATATGGGGTTTCATGCATTGCTTTCTCACCTGATG GAAAATATCTAGTATCCGTTGGGGAATACATCTATCTTTGGGACCGGCAGAGGTGTATGCTGGTTGCAAAGCTTAGAGCAAGTTCATCTTCTTCTGCTGTTGCATCGGTTAGCTTCTCATCAGATGCAAAATTCATTGTAACTGCTGGGAAGAATCACTTAAAGTTCTGGACTGTTGGATCATCTCCAAAGACTCGTTTAAATAAAGGGGCTGCTTCACTAGCAAAGAATGGGAAAGATGTTAATATTGGTCTTCATAAAGGAAGCTCTTTCGTGTCTGTCATATCTGCAATCAGGACTGACAGTAGTATTTCTAATTCTGACCAGGCTGGTGATCTTTTTCCTGTCTATGCATTGACTGATGCAG GTATTTTGTGCCTTGTAAATTCCAGGTTGTCAGTAAGGAAGTCAGTGGATTTAAAG GTCAGAAAAGGTTTTGCATTATCTATATCCAACAAGCTAATTGCTTGCGCTTGTAGTAATGGAATTGTGTGCCTCTTTAACGTTGAGACTCTCAAATATGCCGGAAGTCTACTATATTCAAAATCCAAACAATACTGTGTGGAGAGTGACATTGTTTCCCACGCTAAAGATACAGAAAAGGATTTTGAAGTTCTTCCTGTTCTTCCCGATGCTATTGCTTGTCAGTTCATGATGTCAGAAAAGCTTG TGGTTGTCTATGGAGATCATAGTCTCTATATATGGGATATTCATGATGTGAACCAG GCTACAAGGTGCTGTGTGTTAGTTTCACATTCTGCATGCATATGGGATATCAAGAATCTTTGTTGTGAAAACATGCATGATCAGTCTCTTGCCTGCGTTGCTAGAGGCTGTTCTGGTGGAGTTTCTTTTGCAACTTGCTCAGCAGATGGTACCATTAGGTTATGGGATCTTTTGTTGAAACCAGGCTCATTAGATGATAACTCAGACCAGCTTTCTCTGAATACTGAATCAATGGGCACTGCACATTTAG TCAGTGCGGGAACATTTGAAAGAGATGCTGTTGAGTTAGGTGTTAGCTCTCAAGGATTCCGGTCAATGGCAGTTAGCTCAGATGGAGTGTACCTTGCTGCTGGAGATTGCAAGGGCAATCTTCATATCTATAATCTACAAACTTTTGATTATACATGTTTCCAG GGTGCTCATGATGCAGAGATCCTCTGTTTGAGCTTTAGCTTGTCAAAGAAAAAGTGTGATAATTTTGGAGAATTTACTGATAGCCATTATCTTCTTGCTTCTGGGGGGCGAGATGGACAAATCCATCTTTTTGATGTCCAAAG GAATTTTGATCTCATTGAAAGTATTGAAGACCATGTTGGTGCAGTGACTTCCATAAAACTTGGTTACAACGGCTCTAAGATCTTAAGTTGCAGTGCTGATag GTCTCTGGTATTTCGAGATGTTAATATCACATCCAATGGTTTTGCAATTGtgcgtcatcatcatcatacagcatCTCATGGAACCTTATATGACATGGCTGTCGATCCAAAAATGGAGGTTGCAGTCACTGTTGGGCAG GATAAGAAGGTAAACACATTCGATATTACTGCTGGGAAGCTGATTAAATCATTCAAGCAAGATAAAGAGTTTGGAGACCCAATAAAG GTCACTATGGATCCTAGCTGTAGTTACTTGGTTTGCTCCTCCTCTAATAAGTCAATCTGCATTTATGACTTTACTACTGGGGAGTTAGTTACACAAGCTATGGGGCATGGTGATGTTGTTACTGGTGTCATCTTCTTACCTGATTGCAAGCACATTATTTCT GTAGGAGGTGATGGCTGTATCTTCATATGGAAAGTGCCTATACTTTTGTCCTCCATAATGCAGAAGAGGATGAAGGAAAATTGTGGTCCATTATCTCCAAAAAGCTTAGCCAGGCCACTTCGTCAAGCCTTTCTTTGTGTAGAAGAAGACAGATACATTTCTGAGGATCTGTCATTACCAGAAATCTCCAACCAAATTGGGCGAAAAGTTGTTTATGGAGGAAAGGACCCTCGAGAGACCATGGCATTCAAATTTAGTGTTTCAAGACTTCCTCGATGGGCACAAGCCAAAGTAATGAGCTCTGAAGTTGTCTCAAGAAAACTTGGGTTGACTTCACCCCAG CAACTGGAATTGAAAGATTTCTCTCCTTCTGTTGGCAATGGTCTGAGATGTGCTCCTTCTTCCCCTGAAGCTCAAATGCCACCAAGACATGAAATGGGAAGTGAGACAAGCCTTAGTAGCTTGTCAAGAAGTTCTCCTGATTCCGAAAACAATCACAATTCTTCAATACCTCAAAAAACCCTTAG CAGCTTTGCCATGGACAAACGTTGGCACTCGATTTATACTGTATGTTTGGATCTGCTGAATTCCCCGGCAATGCAGGATGTAAAGGAATTAAAGCCGTCAGTGTCTTGCCAAAGTTTGC TACACTGCGGACCTGAGGTACCAAGTAATGACCAGCACTTGTATGGGCATGATAGCCAGGTAATGGATGACAGGAAGGGCTGTATATTGGAGAAGCATGCAAGTGCCAATGATTCCGGATCTATATGCAAGAATAATGAGCAACATTGTATGGATAATATGAATACATTTCATGAGGCTGTTGCTGGTTATGTGGCTGGGCATTTGCATTCAGATAAACCTGGATGTGATGTTCCAGAGACCATGGAAATGGCTGAGAAGCTGCATTCATATAAAACTGGATGCGGCATTCAAGAGACCGCAGATATCTGCCACATTAAGTCAGAAAACAATGATCTATTCAAGAAACACTTTAGCAGTTTGTCATCCATAACTAAG GACCTGAAAAACTCTATGCAAAGCATACATAATTCCCTGAAAAATGAATTACCTGAACACTCAGTTCCAGAAAGTATGGAAGCTAGAGATGATAAGGGATGTTTTCTAGAAGGAAGTGAAATGCTGGAAAAGATTACTGCATGCAGGGAAGCACTCCTCACTCTAGATGCTGCAGCAAAGAGTGCGCTCCAGTTATTTTCGAGATTACAAACTCAGGGTTCTAGAGAGGACTTCACAAAAGGACCTGGAGCTGAGTTATTTGTTGATGCAGCTAGACTGCTTCCATCAATTGCAGACAAAGTCAATGCAGTTGCAAAAATTGTGCAATGA
- the LOC107430725 gene encoding uncharacterized protein LOC107430725 isoform X4, producing the protein MKTNRKVKKPDQSSKLVLEEIIGLTTKNCNGLASNISTTKCAYVAGCVVVVYDVESGSKSHLMVLHRMPKPLSCVALSSNGRFIAAGESGTQAAVLVWDSATLAFASELKGHVYGVSCIAFSPDGKYLVSVGEYIYLWDRQRCMLVAKLRASSSSSAVASVSFSSDAKFIVTAGKNHLKFWTVGSSPKTRLNKGAASLAKNGKDVNIGLHKGSSFVSVISAIRTDSSISNSDQAGDLFPVYALTDAGILCLVNSRLSVRKSVDLKVRKGFALSISNKLIACACSNGIVCLFNVETLKYAGSLLYSKSKQYCVESDIVSHAKDTEKDFEVLPVLPDAIACQFMMSEKLGSLDDNSDQLSLNTESMGTAHLVSAGTFERDAVELGVSSQGFRSMAVSSDGVYLAAGDCKGNLHIYNLQTFDYTCFQGAHDAEILCLSFSLSKKKCDNFGEFTDSHYLLASGGRDGQIHLFDVQRNFDLIESIEDHVGAVTSIKLGYNGSKILSCSADRSLVFRDVNITSNGFAIVRHHHHTASHGTLYDMAVDPKMEVAVTVGQDKKVNTFDITAGKLIKSFKQDKEFGDPIKVTMDPSCSYLVCSSSNKSICIYDFTTGELVTQAMGHGDVVTGVIFLPDCKHIISVGGDGCIFIWKVPILLSSIMQKRMKENCGPLSPKSLARPLRQAFLCVEEDRYISEDLSLPEISNQIGRKVVYGGKDPRETMAFKFSVSRLPRWAQAKVMSSEVVSRKLGLTSPQQLELKDFSPSVGNGLRCAPSSPEAQMPPRHEMGSETSLSSLSRSSPDSENNHNSSIPQKTLSSFAMDKRWHSIYTVCLDLLNSPAMQDVKELKPSVSCQSLLHCGPEVPSNDQHLYGHDSQVMDDRKGCILEKHASANDSGSICKNNEQHCMDNMNTFHEAVAGYVAGHLHSDKPGCDVPETMEMAEKLHSYKTGCGIQETADICHIKSENNDLFKKHFSSLSSITKIESGKSSVRRRHSARYVVYRDYLGGCKRLFDSPFQGLGSGSKMVNCKEQALEVPSYQILDEQRMLDSHGQDLKNSMQSIHNSLKNELPEHSVPESMEARDDKGCFLEGSEMLEKITACREALLTLDAAAKSALQLFSRLQTQGSREDFTKGPGAELFVDAARLLPSIADKVNAVAKIVQ; encoded by the exons ATGAAGACGAACCGCAAGGTCAAGAAACCAGATCAGTCTTCCAAG CTAGTTCTGGAAGAGATTATCGGCCTGACCACGAAGAACTGCAATGGATTGGCTTCCAATATCTCGACAACCAAATGTGCATATGTAGCTGGATGCGTCGTAGTGGTTTACGATGTGGAATCTGGCTCCAAATCACACCTCATGGTGCTTCATCGAATGCCGAAACCTCTGAGCTGTGTGGCGCTGTCCTCAAATGGCCGTTTCATTGCAGCTGGAGAG TCAGGAACTCAAGCTGCAGTGTTGGTGTGGGACAGTGCCACTCTGGCCTTTGCATCTGAATTAAAAGGTCATGTATATGGGGTTTCATGCATTGCTTTCTCACCTGATG GAAAATATCTAGTATCCGTTGGGGAATACATCTATCTTTGGGACCGGCAGAGGTGTATGCTGGTTGCAAAGCTTAGAGCAAGTTCATCTTCTTCTGCTGTTGCATCGGTTAGCTTCTCATCAGATGCAAAATTCATTGTAACTGCTGGGAAGAATCACTTAAAGTTCTGGACTGTTGGATCATCTCCAAAGACTCGTTTAAATAAAGGGGCTGCTTCACTAGCAAAGAATGGGAAAGATGTTAATATTGGTCTTCATAAAGGAAGCTCTTTCGTGTCTGTCATATCTGCAATCAGGACTGACAGTAGTATTTCTAATTCTGACCAGGCTGGTGATCTTTTTCCTGTCTATGCATTGACTGATGCAG GTATTTTGTGCCTTGTAAATTCCAGGTTGTCAGTAAGGAAGTCAGTGGATTTAAAG GTCAGAAAAGGTTTTGCATTATCTATATCCAACAAGCTAATTGCTTGCGCTTGTAGTAATGGAATTGTGTGCCTCTTTAACGTTGAGACTCTCAAATATGCCGGAAGTCTACTATATTCAAAATCCAAACAATACTGTGTGGAGAGTGACATTGTTTCCCACGCTAAAGATACAGAAAAGGATTTTGAAGTTCTTCCTGTTCTTCCCGATGCTATTGCTTGTCAGTTCATGATGTCAGAAAAGCTTG GCTCATTAGATGATAACTCAGACCAGCTTTCTCTGAATACTGAATCAATGGGCACTGCACATTTAG TCAGTGCGGGAACATTTGAAAGAGATGCTGTTGAGTTAGGTGTTAGCTCTCAAGGATTCCGGTCAATGGCAGTTAGCTCAGATGGAGTGTACCTTGCTGCTGGAGATTGCAAGGGCAATCTTCATATCTATAATCTACAAACTTTTGATTATACATGTTTCCAG GGTGCTCATGATGCAGAGATCCTCTGTTTGAGCTTTAGCTTGTCAAAGAAAAAGTGTGATAATTTTGGAGAATTTACTGATAGCCATTATCTTCTTGCTTCTGGGGGGCGAGATGGACAAATCCATCTTTTTGATGTCCAAAG GAATTTTGATCTCATTGAAAGTATTGAAGACCATGTTGGTGCAGTGACTTCCATAAAACTTGGTTACAACGGCTCTAAGATCTTAAGTTGCAGTGCTGATag GTCTCTGGTATTTCGAGATGTTAATATCACATCCAATGGTTTTGCAATTGtgcgtcatcatcatcatacagcatCTCATGGAACCTTATATGACATGGCTGTCGATCCAAAAATGGAGGTTGCAGTCACTGTTGGGCAG GATAAGAAGGTAAACACATTCGATATTACTGCTGGGAAGCTGATTAAATCATTCAAGCAAGATAAAGAGTTTGGAGACCCAATAAAG GTCACTATGGATCCTAGCTGTAGTTACTTGGTTTGCTCCTCCTCTAATAAGTCAATCTGCATTTATGACTTTACTACTGGGGAGTTAGTTACACAAGCTATGGGGCATGGTGATGTTGTTACTGGTGTCATCTTCTTACCTGATTGCAAGCACATTATTTCT GTAGGAGGTGATGGCTGTATCTTCATATGGAAAGTGCCTATACTTTTGTCCTCCATAATGCAGAAGAGGATGAAGGAAAATTGTGGTCCATTATCTCCAAAAAGCTTAGCCAGGCCACTTCGTCAAGCCTTTCTTTGTGTAGAAGAAGACAGATACATTTCTGAGGATCTGTCATTACCAGAAATCTCCAACCAAATTGGGCGAAAAGTTGTTTATGGAGGAAAGGACCCTCGAGAGACCATGGCATTCAAATTTAGTGTTTCAAGACTTCCTCGATGGGCACAAGCCAAAGTAATGAGCTCTGAAGTTGTCTCAAGAAAACTTGGGTTGACTTCACCCCAG CAACTGGAATTGAAAGATTTCTCTCCTTCTGTTGGCAATGGTCTGAGATGTGCTCCTTCTTCCCCTGAAGCTCAAATGCCACCAAGACATGAAATGGGAAGTGAGACAAGCCTTAGTAGCTTGTCAAGAAGTTCTCCTGATTCCGAAAACAATCACAATTCTTCAATACCTCAAAAAACCCTTAG CAGCTTTGCCATGGACAAACGTTGGCACTCGATTTATACTGTATGTTTGGATCTGCTGAATTCCCCGGCAATGCAGGATGTAAAGGAATTAAAGCCGTCAGTGTCTTGCCAAAGTTTGC TACACTGCGGACCTGAGGTACCAAGTAATGACCAGCACTTGTATGGGCATGATAGCCAGGTAATGGATGACAGGAAGGGCTGTATATTGGAGAAGCATGCAAGTGCCAATGATTCCGGATCTATATGCAAGAATAATGAGCAACATTGTATGGATAATATGAATACATTTCATGAGGCTGTTGCTGGTTATGTGGCTGGGCATTTGCATTCAGATAAACCTGGATGTGATGTTCCAGAGACCATGGAAATGGCTGAGAAGCTGCATTCATATAAAACTGGATGCGGCATTCAAGAGACCGCAGATATCTGCCACATTAAGTCAGAAAACAATGATCTATTCAAGAAACACTTTAGCAGTTTGTCATCCATAACTAAG ATAGAAAGTGGCAAATCATCAGTCAGGAGAAGGCACTCTGCTCGATATGTTGTCTACCGGGACTATCTTGGAGGCTGCAAGAGACTTTTCGATTCACCCTTTCAAGGTTTAGGTAGTGGTAGTAAAATGGTGAACTGCAAGGAACAAGCATTAGAGGTTCCATCATACCAGATTCTGGATGAGCAGCGAATGCTAGATTCACATGGACAG GACCTGAAAAACTCTATGCAAAGCATACATAATTCCCTGAAAAATGAATTACCTGAACACTCAGTTCCAGAAAGTATGGAAGCTAGAGATGATAAGGGATGTTTTCTAGAAGGAAGTGAAATGCTGGAAAAGATTACTGCATGCAGGGAAGCACTCCTCACTCTAGATGCTGCAGCAAAGAGTGCGCTCCAGTTATTTTCGAGATTACAAACTCAGGGTTCTAGAGAGGACTTCACAAAAGGACCTGGAGCTGAGTTATTTGTTGATGCAGCTAGACTGCTTCCATCAATTGCAGACAAAGTCAATGCAGTTGCAAAAATTGTGCAATGA